The following is a genomic window from Nicotiana tabacum cultivar K326 chromosome 3, ASM71507v2, whole genome shotgun sequence.
TATAGTTGCTGCCCTATCTGGTAAATTTTATGTGATTGAAGGGGATAATGGTATTAGACATTTACAAAAGTTAATATGCAATGAATTCAATGTAGTAAACCTATTTGGTGTAGATGAATGTGAGCTCCCTATTTACTCTATTCCCAATATTGTACAATATGAAGAAGAATCTAATAAAAGTGTGGATGATGTTGGTACTGATTATAGCTTAAGTGATGTAGGATCTGATTCTAGTACTGATTCTGAAGGATATAATTCTGAAGAATTAGAAGTACTTAAAgcacaaaagaaaagggaaataacTGAAAAACTTGGTGACTACAAAGAGTTATACAAAGGTATGTCCTTTAAGGACATACCAGAAGCTAGAAAGTGTATGAAGTTATGTTCTCTAGCTAACAAGAAAAGATTGAAATTGGATAAGAGTGACCTAGAAAGGCTTAGGTATAATTGTGATATTGTTGGTTGTCCCTTTGTTTGTTTGATATCAAAAGAAAAGTTTGGTGGAGTTAAAATCAAGACTTTAAATGTTGAACATGATTGTGGCATTGCATTTGATAACAAAACTATTGATTTTAGTACCATTGCACAATATTTCAAGAAGATGTTACAGGATAATCCTAAGTACAAGGTTAGGAAGATGATGTTAGATTTGAAGAGAATCTTTGAGCTAAATGTTAGTCATGGGAAGTTCAAGAGGGAAAAGAGGATGGTATTGAAGTCACTAGATGGTAGTTTTTCAGATAAGTATAATAAACTTGAGGCTTATGCCAATGAATTGAGGGAAAGTAACCCCGGTAGTGATGTGATCGTTACACTTTCAAAGAATACACttgaagaaggaagaagaagttTTTTGAGGATGTATGTGCATTTACATACTTTGAAGATGGGTTTCAATCTAGGATTGAGACCTTTTATTGGTCTAGATGGTACTTTTTTGAAGGGCAAAGCCAAAGGCCAACTATTAGTGGCAGTTGGACAGGATTCACAGAATTATTTTTACCCTTTGGCATCAGCAGTTGTTGGTAAGGAGACAAAAAATACTTGGAATTGATTCTTGCAgtttcttcaatcttctttggactAGGAAGGGGAAGGAATCACCTTCATATTAGATATGCAAATGGTGAAGTTTCTGAACAATTCCATCTACTTTTATTCAATATTCTATTTGCTTTTTACTTGATATATGTTTCTGACCATCTTTGTATGTTTTGGATAACCATTGCAGGGACTACTTGATGCAGTCAAAACAATCCTTCCCTAGGCACATCACATGTATTGTGTTAGATATATTGAGTCTAACTAGTGCAAACAGTACAACACTGGGGAAAACAAGAAGTTTTTATGGTGGTGTATATGGTGCACATATGTAGAAGATCTCAAAGATCAACTACAAAAATTAGGGGGCTTGAACAA
Proteins encoded in this region:
- the LOC142176728 gene encoding uncharacterized protein LOC142176728, translated to MVLDIYKNECELPIYSIPNIVQYEEESNKSVDDVGTDYSLSDVGSDSSTDSEGYNSEELEVLKAQKKREITEKLGDYKELYKGMSFKDIPEARKCMKLCSLANKKRLKLDKSDLERLRYNCDIVGCPFVCLISKEKFGGVKIKTLNVEHDCGIAFDNKTIDFSTIAQYFKKMLQDNPKYKVRKMMLDLKRIFELNVSHGKFKREKRMVLKSLDGSFSDKYNKLEAYANELRESNPGSDVIVTLSKNTLEEGRRSFLRMYVHLHTLKMGFNLGLRPFIGLDGTFLKGKAKGQLLVAVGQDSQNYFYPLASAVVGKETKNTWN